The Oceanispirochaeta sp. M1 genome contains a region encoding:
- a CDS encoding DUF2442 domain-containing protein, whose translation MSILDKPVSAQKIWTDVDYLWVILSDGRQLATPLSYFPRLLNASKAQRDLFEVSGGGRGIHWDELDEDISVEGLLLGVGDQTKHHENKAS comes from the coding sequence ATGAGTATTTTAGATAAACCAGTTTCGGCTCAAAAAATTTGGACTGATGTAGATTACCTCTGGGTAATACTTTCAGATGGTCGCCAATTGGCGACTCCACTTTCATATTTTCCTCGTTTGTTAAATGCTTCTAAAGCTCAAAGAGATTTGTTCGAAGTGAGCGGCGGTGGTCGAGGAATTCACTGGGATGAATTAGATGAAGATATCAGTGTTGAAGGTCTGTTACTAGGAGTAGGAGATCAGACAAAACATCATGAAAATAAAGCATCATAA
- a CDS encoding DUF4160 domain-containing protein, translating to MPKVFESNGYKFFFYSNEGNPRERCHIHARKAGNEAKFWMTPYISLADSWGFSGNKDLIEEKWNEYFR from the coding sequence ATGCCAAAAGTATTTGAGAGCAATGGATATAAGTTTTTCTTTTATTCAAATGAAGGAAATCCAAGAGAAAGATGCCATATTCATGCTAGAAAGGCTGGTAATGAAGCCAAATTCTGGATGACACCATATATTTCGCTTGCTGATTCATGGGGCTTTTCTGGAAATAAAGATCTAATTGAGGAGAAATGGAATGAGTATTTTAGATAA
- a CDS encoding response regulator transcription factor: MNKLKILIVDDQKLFADSLGKVIRSEQDSIESVSIVNSGREALETLQDETADIILMDIHMPGMDGIELTRTVHKKYPSIKILMLTTFGYDDYVKDAMNYGAVGYLLKDISSEELLASIQGASQGLRIVSPKVLEGAYKIRRASSESQEIPDWYYQLTHREKEILILVQKGYSNDEIASQVLLSTQTVKNYLSTIYEKLEVKNRFQAMRLAMEYKVDTIPLR, from the coding sequence ATGAATAAACTGAAGATTCTAATTGTTGACGATCAGAAACTGTTTGCCGACAGCCTCGGAAAGGTGATCCGTTCGGAACAGGATTCAATAGAAAGTGTCTCTATCGTAAACAGTGGCAGGGAAGCTCTGGAGACTCTTCAGGATGAAACTGCTGATATAATTCTCATGGATATTCATATGCCGGGGATGGACGGCATAGAACTCACCAGAACCGTTCATAAAAAGTATCCTTCGATCAAAATACTTATGCTCACGACTTTCGGCTATGATGACTATGTAAAGGACGCAATGAATTACGGCGCCGTTGGATATCTTCTTAAAGATATCTCATCAGAAGAGTTACTGGCCTCCATCCAGGGCGCCAGTCAGGGATTGAGAATTGTATCTCCCAAAGTCCTGGAGGGTGCCTATAAGATAAGAAGGGCCAGTTCAGAGTCTCAGGAAATCCCAGACTGGTATTACCAGCTGACACACAGAGAAAAAGAGATCCTGATCCTTGTTCAGAAAGGATACAGTAATGATGAGATAGCCAGTCAGGTGCTGCTCAGTACCCAGACAGTCAAAAACTATCTCAGTACCATCTATGAAAAACTGGAAGTGAAAAACAGATTTCAGGCCATGAGGCTGGCTATGGAATATAAAGTGGATACCATCCCCCTGCGATAG
- a CDS encoding carbohydrate ABC transporter permease, with amino-acid sequence MKRFTISTREKIDGYLFISPWIIGFLIFYAVPLCFSFVVSFCNWDYLQDLTFIGLQNYIKIFSKDAYALDGLKRTAQFVGLEVPLQLGIALAIAFLLTQSIRGTKVTRAIVYLPAVISGAVGGVIWRYMFNTQTGVLNYLLSFLGIGPIPWIDDPNIALYSIVLTGIWAIGQPMILFLAAIEGVPRNYYESADIDGAGKLSQFIHITLPLISPTIFLNLIIVMIQQFQMLAPIIVITGGGPVRATELYSYVEYTNAFKYLKMGYASALSWFMFAIILVLSLLLFKTSNRWVYYHSERGN; translated from the coding sequence ATGAAACGATTTACTATTTCTACAAGGGAAAAAATTGACGGGTATCTTTTCATTTCACCATGGATAATCGGATTCCTGATATTTTACGCAGTTCCTCTGTGTTTTTCCTTCGTTGTCAGTTTTTGTAACTGGGACTATTTACAGGATTTAACCTTTATAGGATTACAAAATTATATAAAAATTTTTTCCAAAGATGCCTATGCCCTTGATGGTTTGAAAAGGACGGCACAATTTGTTGGACTGGAAGTTCCCCTGCAGTTGGGTATAGCCCTGGCTATTGCATTCTTATTGACCCAGAGCATACGCGGTACAAAAGTAACCAGGGCCATAGTGTATTTACCTGCCGTTATTTCCGGTGCTGTCGGTGGTGTTATATGGCGCTATATGTTTAATACCCAGACCGGTGTGTTAAACTATTTACTATCCTTTTTAGGAATCGGTCCGATTCCCTGGATAGATGATCCGAATATTGCCTTGTACTCTATAGTATTAACAGGAATCTGGGCTATCGGACAGCCAATGATACTATTCCTTGCGGCCATAGAGGGAGTTCCCAGGAACTATTATGAAAGCGCAGATATAGATGGGGCCGGTAAATTAAGTCAATTTATTCACATCACTCTCCCCCTGATATCACCTACAATATTTCTGAACCTGATTATTGTCATGATTCAGCAGTTTCAAATGCTGGCTCCCATTATTGTGATCACCGGGGGTGGACCGGTTCGGGCGACTGAACTCTATTCTTATGTGGAATATACAAATGCATTCAAGTATTTGAAAATGGGATACGCATCGGCTCTTTCATGGTTCATGTTTGCCATTATCCTTGTACTGTCTCTCCTTCTTTTCAAGACATCAAACAGGTGGGTCTATTATCACAGTGAGAGAGGAAATTAA
- a CDS encoding carboxymuconolactone decarboxylase family protein: MSMKEKRKDNLKYLMEQHPEIYKSYEEFGHALHEKGGPLDNKTRWLIKIAVSAASQFDFALQTHIEKALKAGCTAEEIEHTLLLTAPSAGFPRMMSALMIFRETLDS; this comes from the coding sequence ATGAGCATGAAAGAGAAGCGGAAAGACAATCTGAAATACCTGATGGAACAGCATCCTGAGATTTACAAATCCTATGAAGAATTCGGCCATGCCCTTCATGAAAAAGGAGGCCCCCTGGATAATAAAACCCGATGGCTGATCAAAATAGCCGTTTCGGCAGCCTCCCAATTCGACTTTGCCCTGCAGACTCATATCGAAAAGGCCCTTAAGGCCGGATGTACTGCCGAGGAGATTGAACACACACTGCTTCTGACAGCTCCCAGTGCCGGATTCCCCAGGATGATGTCGGCCTTGATGATTTTCAGGGAGACCCTGGATTCATAG
- a CDS encoding sugar ABC transporter substrate-binding protein: MKKMLLLVMAITMISGTVLFAGGQQESKAAGDGSEVTFMTWNSGFHLEIDQMLADKFMEKNPSIKVELISVPQGFDDKVLTSNAAGNTPDGLVIWNTPQFVEAGVVEDLTSYIERDGIDMNKYHPVTKSWAEYKGGIYGLPKDYTARAIYYNKDVFDEAGVAYPVDGWTFEDFKNTVKALTNGKSGADARYGYVAIPGHTYAIQGYIWSNGGDLVSADGKTASGYIDSKEVVEVVQWYKDLYDMSMTTSTMDAYQNLGQNEFQTGIVGMMDNGSWPISVFLDDTSLNFGIAAPPVPRAGMKTSPVIHSATYSMFAKAKNKDAVWEYIKFVGGEEGARLIEEAKYSVGAIPSVTTSTGLDKEPYLGDFYRVAITADTAPVFTRNPKWFEADGEFKTALEKVFITDAEIQSTLTEAARRMDSILQEK; the protein is encoded by the coding sequence ATGAAAAAAATGTTGTTGCTGGTGATGGCTATCACTATGATCTCAGGAACAGTTCTTTTTGCTGGAGGACAGCAGGAATCTAAGGCTGCAGGAGATGGTTCAGAGGTCACATTTATGACATGGAATTCCGGATTTCACCTGGAAATTGATCAAATGCTTGCCGATAAGTTTATGGAGAAAAATCCTTCAATCAAGGTTGAACTGATCAGTGTACCCCAGGGATTCGACGATAAGGTTCTGACCTCAAATGCAGCAGGAAATACTCCTGATGGTCTTGTGATATGGAATACTCCCCAGTTTGTAGAAGCCGGAGTTGTTGAAGACCTGACTTCATATATTGAACGTGATGGAATTGACATGAATAAATATCATCCTGTTACCAAGTCATGGGCTGAATACAAAGGCGGCATATACGGACTTCCCAAAGATTATACAGCCAGAGCAATTTACTATAATAAAGATGTTTTTGACGAAGCAGGTGTTGCATACCCTGTAGACGGATGGACTTTTGAAGATTTCAAAAACACTGTGAAAGCCTTAACCAATGGCAAAAGTGGTGCTGATGCAAGATATGGTTATGTAGCGATTCCCGGTCATACATATGCTATCCAGGGATATATCTGGTCCAACGGTGGAGACCTTGTCAGTGCAGATGGTAAAACAGCCAGTGGATACATAGACTCAAAAGAAGTTGTAGAAGTAGTTCAGTGGTATAAAGATCTGTACGATATGTCTATGACAACCAGTACTATGGATGCTTACCAGAACCTTGGACAGAACGAATTCCAGACAGGAATTGTAGGTATGATGGACAACGGTTCATGGCCTATATCTGTTTTCCTGGATGATACAAGCCTGAACTTCGGTATTGCAGCTCCTCCTGTTCCCAGAGCGGGAATGAAGACTTCTCCTGTTATCCACTCTGCAACCTATTCTATGTTTGCAAAAGCAAAAAATAAAGATGCCGTCTGGGAATACATCAAATTTGTCGGCGGCGAAGAAGGTGCAAGACTGATTGAAGAAGCTAAATATTCAGTAGGAGCCATTCCAAGCGTAACAACTTCAACAGGTCTGGATAAAGAGCCTTATCTTGGCGATTTTTATCGAGTGGCAATAACTGCTGATACAGCCCCTGTTTTCACTAGAAACCCAAAATGGTTTGAAGCAGACGGTGAATTCAAAACTGCTCTTGAAAAAGTGTTTATCACAGATGCTGAGATTCAGTCTACATTGACTGAAGCAGCAAGAAGAATGGACTCTATTTTACAGGAAAAATAA
- a CDS encoding sensor histidine kinase, whose amino-acid sequence MNIYYIPRSAPSLINMLSYGFFGIIVSIIMILLRKTMDENTKDNLIMDGMDGMVTRLIEVNKEYLEYAARIKNESTKNERKRIIQELHDIVGKSFTNIFAMMDASLKYPPSNMDEQKEIFTWAREQAQTGLDETRVVLYRMREMKEPDLKTKTIVNLIETFQQATRVKVEVSWGNLPSYRNTEIELIIYNVIQESLVNAFRHGKASQINIIFWMNEENLLLSIEDNGKGGDSNKKGIGQSGMEKRVSEVGGTIVFRQTKRGYEVQMSIPREEIKKDE is encoded by the coding sequence ATGAATATTTATTACATTCCCCGCAGCGCTCCCTCCCTGATCAATATGCTTTCATATGGATTTTTCGGAATAATTGTATCCATCATTATGATTCTCCTACGTAAGACTATGGATGAAAATACCAAGGATAATTTAATTATGGATGGGATGGATGGAATGGTAACCCGGCTTATAGAAGTCAACAAAGAATATCTGGAATACGCCGCAAGAATAAAAAACGAATCTACAAAAAATGAAAGAAAGAGAATCATTCAGGAACTTCACGACATTGTGGGAAAATCATTCACCAATATCTTTGCCATGATGGATGCCTCCCTTAAGTATCCGCCATCAAACATGGATGAGCAGAAAGAGATCTTTACCTGGGCAAGAGAGCAGGCCCAGACAGGACTGGATGAAACAAGAGTCGTTTTATATCGGATGAGAGAGATGAAAGAGCCGGATTTAAAGACGAAAACCATCGTTAATCTGATTGAGACATTCCAGCAGGCCACCAGAGTGAAAGTCGAAGTTTCCTGGGGAAACCTCCCTTCATACAGAAATACAGAGATTGAACTGATAATATATAATGTCATTCAGGAATCACTGGTCAATGCTTTTCGTCATGGGAAAGCCAGTCAGATAAATATTATATTCTGGATGAATGAGGAGAACTTACTTTTGTCTATAGAAGATAACGGTAAGGGCGGCGACAGCAACAAGAAGGGAATCGGGCAGAGTGGAATGGAAAAAAGAGTGAGTGAAGTCGGCGGAACAATTGTGTTCCGGCAGACCAAACGAGGCTATGAAGTACAGATGAGCATTCCCAGGGAAGAGATAAAAAAAGATGAATAA
- a CDS encoding carbohydrate ABC transporter permease, producing the protein MNYKNKKVLNSTLLYFMLIITSLIFILPVYWIFIKAVNGPVGIFAYPPDIWPKQFSMANFKNAFTHFDLIQNFVNTGKILLFALTGATISSAIVGYGFARLRFPGRNLLFMIVIASILIPWDVRIIPQFMVFSKLGWINTYLPLVVPLWFGYPFYIFIFRQFIMQIPYELDESAIIDGCHRWSIFINIILPLLKAPIITVLVLEFVRSWNDFLDPLIFLNTSSKYTLSLGIYYMITPYNMDWGAVMAAASVAVLFPVLTFFFLQKYLLGGLTFDGLKG; encoded by the coding sequence ATGAATTATAAAAATAAGAAAGTTCTGAACAGTACATTGCTGTATTTCATGCTCATAATAACATCTCTCATTTTCATTCTTCCGGTCTACTGGATATTTATCAAAGCCGTAAACGGTCCTGTAGGAATCTTTGCCTATCCACCTGATATCTGGCCGAAGCAATTCAGTATGGCCAATTTCAAAAATGCTTTTACACATTTTGATTTAATACAAAATTTTGTTAATACAGGAAAGATTCTCTTATTTGCTTTAACCGGTGCAACCATATCATCGGCAATTGTCGGATATGGATTTGCACGCTTGAGATTCCCGGGAAGGAATCTGCTGTTTATGATAGTCATCGCCAGCATCCTGATACCATGGGATGTAAGAATAATTCCTCAGTTCATGGTTTTCAGTAAATTGGGCTGGATCAATACATATTTACCCCTGGTGGTTCCTTTATGGTTTGGTTATCCATTTTACATCTTTATTTTCAGGCAGTTTATTATGCAGATCCCCTATGAACTTGATGAATCTGCGATCATTGACGGCTGTCATCGCTGGTCGATTTTCATAAACATAATACTTCCATTATTGAAGGCGCCGATTATCACAGTATTGGTATTGGAATTTGTGCGCAGCTGGAACGATTTCCTCGATCCGCTGATTTTCCTCAATACTTCATCGAAGTATACCTTGAGCCTGGGAATATACTATATGATAACTCCTTACAATATGGACTGGGGAGCTGTAATGGCCGCTGCCTCGGTTGCAGTACTCTTTCCTGTACTGACTTTTTTCTTTCTGCAAAAATACCTTCTTGGTGGTTTGACCTTTGATGGTTTAAAGGGGTAA
- a CDS encoding glycoside hydrolase family 28 protein, producing MNHPDENIYNVMKFGASGDGRTIETSFIQRAIDSCSGNGGGVVYFPSGTRFLTGTIYLESNVTLFVAENAVILGSRDLEDYSDDTGICPYHPEPLDRCLIYAKDKKNICFEGNGIIDGQFREDFLDKHDNPLGTDSIQRPMLIRLENCSDIKMKDLTVKGAYSWCVHIKYCENIKLTGLTVLNDRQDGFNIESSKTITISDCHLHCGDDGIALTTSAENKPLTDLTVSNCIISSRWAAIRLGPLSKGNFENIVVSNCVLKNCGGGGIKIGMFEGATIKNCLFSSIIMDNVTSPVLIMNAVWTDIGSQDKNPPMMAAGVIKDIMFSDMIIHASAGPVQPWDLHQYTDEEINDFLLRPDRNSTIFLHGHKNGKLENLTFCNLKIDYPGGGIAESSPFEDLVDMHEIDIHSHGYWTDDKTIWGIPIASAFYARHVRSIDLSDVAISFRVPEQRPGIAISDSESVDMDRIRINRQKMKSTDLVQQNSSEITIN from the coding sequence ATGAACCACCCTGATGAAAATATTTACAATGTAATGAAATTTGGAGCTTCAGGAGATGGAAGAACCATAGAGACTTCATTTATCCAGAGAGCCATTGACAGCTGTTCAGGAAATGGAGGCGGTGTTGTCTATTTCCCGTCGGGAACCCGATTTCTGACAGGTACAATATATCTTGAGAGCAATGTCACCCTATTTGTGGCAGAGAATGCAGTTATTCTGGGGTCACGGGATCTCGAAGATTACAGTGATGATACAGGGATCTGTCCCTACCACCCTGAACCCCTTGACCGCTGCCTGATCTATGCAAAGGATAAAAAAAATATTTGTTTTGAGGGAAACGGCATAATTGACGGCCAGTTCAGGGAAGACTTTCTGGATAAACATGATAATCCACTGGGAACCGACTCAATACAAAGACCTATGCTTATAAGGCTTGAAAATTGTTCAGATATTAAAATGAAAGATTTGACCGTGAAAGGGGCCTATTCCTGGTGTGTACACATCAAATACTGTGAAAACATCAAATTAACAGGCTTAACAGTCTTAAATGACCGTCAGGATGGTTTCAATATTGAAAGCTCAAAAACAATCACCATATCCGACTGTCATCTTCACTGCGGAGATGACGGCATTGCCCTGACCACCAGTGCTGAGAATAAACCACTGACAGACCTGACCGTATCAAATTGCATTATCAGTTCAAGGTGGGCAGCCATCAGACTCGGCCCTCTGTCAAAGGGGAATTTCGAGAATATTGTCGTCTCCAACTGCGTTTTGAAAAACTGCGGCGGCGGCGGTATTAAAATTGGGATGTTTGAGGGGGCCACAATTAAGAACTGTCTGTTTTCATCTATAATAATGGACAATGTCACATCCCCTGTTCTGATCATGAACGCGGTGTGGACCGATATTGGATCACAGGATAAGAATCCACCCATGATGGCAGCGGGAGTCATTAAAGACATAATGTTTTCTGATATGATCATCCATGCTTCGGCCGGACCTGTGCAGCCCTGGGATCTTCATCAGTATACTGATGAAGAAATTAACGACTTTTTACTGAGACCTGACAGAAACAGTACGATCTTCCTGCACGGACATAAAAACGGAAAATTGGAAAATCTTACATTCTGTAATTTAAAAATAGACTATCCGGGAGGAGGGATTGCTGAATCATCTCCCTTTGAGGACCTTGTTGATATGCATGAAATTGATATTCACTCTCATGGATACTGGACTGATGATAAAACTATATGGGGAATTCCGATTGCCTCGGCTTTTTATGCACGGCATGTCCGGAGTATTGACCTGAGTGATGTGGCAATCAGCTTTAGAGTCCCGGAACAACGCCCCGGGATAGCCATTTCCGATTCAGAATCAGTTGATATGGACAGGATTCGAATTAATAGGCAAAAAATGAAGTCAACAGATCTTGTTCAACAGAATAGTTCTGAGATAACTATTAATTGA